A stretch of the Meles meles chromosome 19, mMelMel3.1 paternal haplotype, whole genome shotgun sequence genome encodes the following:
- the IFNL1 gene encoding interferon lambda-1, whose protein sequence is MAMAWVLLLVTAGLSMATAGPVPTSKPTTTWKGCDIGRFKSLSPRELEAFKMAKDALENSLKNWSCSSRLFPRNWDLRQLQVWERPLALEAELTLTLKVLETMADRSQGGILDQPLHTLRYIHSELQACVKAQPTVGPHPRGRLHHWLHRLHEASKKESQGCLEASVLFNLFRLLKKDLECVASGDLCV, encoded by the exons ATGGCCATGGCGTGGGTCCTGCTGCTGGTAACTGCTGGGCTGAGCATGGCCACAGCTGGCCCCGTCCCCACTTCTAAGCCCACCACAACCTGGAAGGGCTGTGACATTGGCAGGTTCAAATCTCTGTCTCCACGGGAGCTGGAGGCCTTCAAGATGGCCAAGGATGCCTTG GAAAATTCACTAAAAAACTGGAGTTGCAGCTCCCGCCTCTTCCCTAGAAACTGGGACCTGAGACAGCTGCAG GTGTGGGAGCGCCCCCTGGCCTTGGAGGCTGAGCTGACCTTGACCTTAAAGGTCCTGGAGACCATGGCTGATAGGTCCCAGGGGGGCATCCTGGACCAGCCCCTTCACACTCTGCGCTACATCCACTCTGAGCTCCAGGCCTGT GTCAAGGCTCAGCCCACAGTAGGCCCCCATCCCCGAGGCCGCCTCCACCACTGGCTGCACCGGCTTCATGAGGCCTCAAAGAAG GAGTCTCAAGGCTGCCTCGAGGCCTCTGTCCTGTTCAACCTCTTCCGCCTCCTCAAAAAGGACCTGGAATGTGTTGCCAGTGGAGACCTGTGTGTCTGA